In Nakamurella antarctica, the following are encoded in one genomic region:
- a CDS encoding LysE family translocator: MLTGAQLAPFLLATSLITLSPGPATALIVRHSAIHGFRSSVAVLAGIELGVFCWVSLAGIGVAGLVAASPGAFTVLKIVGAIVLLWMGIQAWRASFAMVSGPVDSELVGTQRAWRGFGVGLLTNLANPKAMVFCLAFFPQFIPAGAPVLSTTMFLAAIMIVIDTAWFVCLALAAHRAKGFFARAKVRRALDRVAGTVFVGLAARMVTLVR; encoded by the coding sequence ATGCTCACCGGTGCCCAGCTCGCTCCGTTCCTCCTTGCGACCTCCCTCATCACACTGAGCCCCGGGCCAGCAACCGCCCTGATTGTGCGCCATTCGGCGATTCATGGGTTTCGGTCGTCTGTCGCTGTGCTGGCCGGGATCGAGCTTGGCGTCTTTTGTTGGGTGAGTCTGGCAGGCATCGGAGTCGCAGGGTTGGTAGCGGCTAGTCCGGGCGCATTCACAGTGCTGAAAATAGTGGGTGCCATTGTGCTTTTGTGGATGGGGATCCAGGCCTGGCGCGCGAGCTTCGCGATGGTCAGTGGCCCGGTAGATTCGGAACTGGTCGGGACCCAGCGTGCGTGGCGGGGCTTTGGTGTCGGCTTGCTGACAAACCTGGCCAACCCAAAAGCTATGGTTTTCTGTCTGGCGTTCTTCCCACAATTCATTCCTGCAGGCGCACCTGTCTTGTCAACAACGATGTTCCTTGCTGCGATCATGATCGTCATTGATACCGCCTGGTTCGTCTGTCTGGCATTGGCAGCGCACCGTGCAAAAGGGTTCTTTGCGCGCGCCAAGGTGCGCCGAGCTCTCGATCGCGTGGCTGGCACGGTATTCGTCGGGCTCGCTGCCCGCATGGTGACCTTGGTGCGCTAG